From Pseudomonas hefeiensis, one genomic window encodes:
- a CDS encoding low affinity iron permease family protein translates to MNFAKIAQKLALWAGSPKTFLGALVLLVLWAVSGPFFQFNDTWQLIINTSTTIITFLMVFLIQNTQNRDTDILHLKVDELIRANKNAHNAMLGLESLDLKQLEAMRRHYQAMGEKEAKNLGAEQGLEPKNKIDLNQC, encoded by the coding sequence ATGAACTTCGCAAAAATCGCACAAAAACTAGCCCTGTGGGCGGGCAGCCCCAAGACATTTTTGGGGGCGCTGGTGTTGTTGGTGCTCTGGGCAGTCAGCGGGCCGTTTTTCCAGTTCAACGACACCTGGCAACTGATCATCAACACCTCGACCACGATCATCACATTCCTGATGGTGTTCCTGATTCAGAACACGCAGAACCGTGATACCGACATCCTGCACCTGAAGGTCGACGAACTGATACGAGCGAACAAGAATGCGCACAATGCGATGCTCGGGCTGGAATCGCTGGACCTCAAGCAGTTGGAGGCGATGAGAAGGCACTACCAGGCCATGGGCGAGAAGGAGGCCAAGAATCTCGGCGCCGAGCAAGGCCTGGAGCCAAAAAACAAGATCGATCTGAATCAGTGCTGA
- the istB gene encoding IS21-like element ISPsy14 family helper ATPase IstB codes for MLPNPTLDKLQTLRLHGMIKALGEQHATPDINDLSFDERLGLMVDRELTEREDARLTTRLKAARLRHNACLEDIDYRSPRGLDKALILQLGSGQWLRDGLNLIIGGPTGVGKTWLACALAHKACRDGYSVRYLRLPRLMEELGLAHGDGRFAKLMVGYAKTDLLILDDWGLAPFTAAQRRDMLELLDDRYGNRSTLVTSQMPVDKWHALIGDPTLGDAILDRLVHNAYRIELKGESMRRRATKLTTAGTSD; via the coding sequence ATGCTGCCCAACCCGACCCTCGACAAGCTACAAACCCTGCGACTGCACGGCATGATCAAGGCGCTTGGCGAACAACATGCAACACCGGACATCAACGATCTCAGCTTCGACGAACGCCTCGGCCTGATGGTCGACCGCGAGCTGACCGAGCGCGAAGACGCCCGCCTGACTACGCGTCTCAAAGCCGCACGACTACGCCATAACGCCTGCCTGGAAGACATCGACTACCGCAGCCCGCGCGGGCTGGACAAGGCGCTGATCCTGCAATTGGGCAGCGGCCAATGGCTACGCGATGGCCTGAACCTGATCATCGGCGGCCCGACTGGTGTAGGCAAAACCTGGCTTGCCTGCGCGCTGGCTCATAAGGCCTGCCGCGATGGTTACAGCGTGCGCTATCTGCGCCTGCCGCGCTTGATGGAAGAACTGGGCCTGGCCCACGGCGATGGGCGCTTCGCGAAACTGATGGTGGGTTATGCCAAGACCGACTTGCTGATCCTGGACGACTGGGGCCTGGCGCCGTTTACCGCAGCGCAACGGCGCGACATGCTCGAACTACTGGACGACCGCTACGGCAACCGCTCGACGCTGGTGACCAGCCAGATGCCGGTGGACAAATGGCATGCACTGATCGGCGATCCGACCCTGGGCGACGCGATCCTAGACCGGCTGGTGCACAACGCATATAGGATCGAACTGAAGGGCGAATCGATGCGCAGGCGCGCAACGAAATTGACGACGGCAGGGACTTCAGACTAA
- a CDS encoding sensor domain-containing protein translates to MDTRSGAPLASYIDLLMDAVCAVDGQGRFVFVSAACERIFGYTPQELIGQPMIDLVHPADRQRTLEAAREIMDGEPKLNFENRYLRKDGRVVHILWSARWSPADQLRIAVARDITERKQAESRQAALYAVSEAANTAADMLALFKRIHLIIGEWLPALNFSVALYDEQCAQLNFAYHVDDLERQPDVPGSVTKRLCAEVIRTGQPILLTPGSSQLPSGFCDLVAQPNAPCWLGVPLISQNGTIGALIVKSAQDNQHYTEQDKELLQYVCGQLTIAIERQQLHARLQRMAQYDQLTQVPNRELLRERFKAALATARAASGCMALLYIDLDRFKQINDTYGHAVGDMLLQAVASRLQGCVRDTDTVARIGGDEFVVLLHSVQALEDAHRVQEKVRHALTQPLRLDGHCLSIEPSIGVACFPEHGAEDVALFRHADEAMYAAKRQNHKAFGI, encoded by the coding sequence ATGGACACTCGCAGTGGCGCACCGTTGGCCAGTTACATCGACCTTTTGATGGACGCCGTGTGCGCCGTCGACGGGCAGGGGCGTTTCGTGTTTGTCAGCGCCGCTTGTGAGCGCATTTTCGGTTACACCCCGCAGGAATTGATCGGCCAGCCAATGATCGACCTGGTGCATCCGGCCGACCGCCAGCGGACTCTTGAAGCGGCGCGGGAGATCATGGACGGCGAACCCAAGCTCAATTTCGAGAACCGCTACCTGCGCAAGGACGGTCGGGTGGTGCATATTTTGTGGTCGGCGCGTTGGTCGCCGGCGGACCAATTGCGGATCGCCGTGGCCCGGGATATCACCGAACGCAAGCAGGCCGAGTCCCGGCAGGCGGCGTTGTATGCAGTTTCCGAGGCCGCCAACACTGCGGCGGACATGCTGGCGTTGTTCAAACGCATTCACTTGATCATTGGCGAGTGGCTACCGGCGCTGAATTTTTCAGTGGCGCTGTATGACGAGCAGTGCGCGCAGTTGAACTTTGCCTATCACGTCGATGACCTGGAACGACAGCCCGATGTACCGGGCTCGGTCACCAAGCGCCTGTGCGCAGAAGTGATTCGCACTGGCCAACCGATCCTGCTGACGCCCGGTAGCAGTCAGTTGCCATCAGGGTTTTGCGACCTTGTGGCGCAACCGAACGCGCCTTGCTGGCTGGGTGTACCACTGATCTCGCAGAACGGCACGATCGGTGCGTTGATCGTCAAGAGCGCGCAAGACAACCAGCACTACACCGAGCAAGACAAGGAGTTGCTGCAATACGTCTGTGGACAGCTGACTATCGCCATTGAGCGCCAACAATTGCACGCCCGGTTGCAGCGCATGGCTCAGTACGATCAGTTGACCCAGGTGCCAAACCGCGAATTGCTGCGCGAGCGCTTCAAGGCCGCACTGGCCACCGCCCGCGCCGCGTCTGGGTGCATGGCGCTGCTGTATATCGATCTGGATCGCTTCAAACAGATCAACGATACCTACGGCCACGCGGTGGGCGACATGTTGTTGCAGGCGGTGGCCAGCCGGCTCCAGGGCTGTGTGCGCGACACCGATACCGTGGCGCGCATTGGCGGTGATGAGTTCGTCGTCCTGCTCCACAGCGTCCAGGCTTTGGAAGATGCCCATCGCGTGCAGGAAAAAGTCCGTCATGCATTGACCCAGCCGCTGCGCCTGGACGGGCACTGCCTGAGCATCGAACCCAGCATCGGAGTGGCCTGTTTTCCCGAGCACGGCGCCGAAGACGTGGCGCTGTTCCGCCACGCCGACGAGGCGATGTACGCCGCTAAGCGCCAGAATCACAAAGCGTTCGGTATTTGA
- a CDS encoding LysE family translocator: MTPSLLFTIVASGFIYGITPGPGVLAVFGIGAARGRRAGAGFLCGHLLGDVVWCGTALAAIVGAREIGSTAFDALGVLSGLYLFWLGLRAVRARAGSADAPQGPARQPFWHGVIFGLTNPKAYPVAVATFTALLSSRAELLHWSMLPWLIALSFLGGLVAYAILIGVVGASRIRTLYQRHELTITRLCGVMFIGFAINALWHAVPGLLTSRT, from the coding sequence ATGACTCCCTCGCTACTATTCACCATCGTTGCCTCCGGCTTCATCTATGGCATCACGCCAGGACCCGGGGTGCTGGCGGTGTTCGGCATTGGCGCGGCGCGAGGGCGGCGGGCCGGGGCGGGGTTTCTCTGCGGGCACCTCTTGGGAGATGTGGTCTGGTGTGGCACCGCGCTGGCAGCGATTGTCGGAGCGCGTGAGATAGGCAGCACGGCTTTTGATGCCTTGGGAGTGCTCAGCGGGCTTTATCTGTTCTGGTTGGGATTGCGCGCCGTTCGTGCTCGCGCGGGCAGCGCCGATGCGCCGCAAGGTCCGGCGCGTCAGCCGTTCTGGCACGGTGTGATATTCGGCCTGACCAATCCCAAGGCATATCCGGTGGCGGTGGCGACCTTCACGGCGTTGCTGTCCAGCCGTGCCGAGCTGCTGCATTGGTCGATGTTGCCCTGGCTGATCGCACTCAGTTTCCTCGGCGGTCTGGTTGCTTACGCTATCCTCATTGGTGTTGTGGGCGCGAGTCGGATCCGCACGTTGTACCAGCGTCACGAACTGACAATCACCCGGTTGTGCGGCGTGATGTTCATAGGGTTTGCCATCAACGCCTTGTGGCATGCCGTTCCGGGCTTGTTGACCAGCAGGACGTAA
- a CDS encoding GNAT family N-acetyltransferase: protein MLQIRPAKRGDAQVAFDIRLQAIQHQCMTAYTNDQVMAWTSVPFTDEYRAWVEKDYHLALLDGVPVGTGLIDFQSGELGAVFVLPQFMGQGIGKRMVSYLEHLAREGGLAEIHLETTLNAAAFYRRCGFTAGAQSVYNSPSGLQLACIPMRKQLIDPGSYDLAGVNSVEADTQAGG from the coding sequence ATGCTGCAAATTCGTCCAGCCAAACGAGGTGACGCGCAGGTTGCTTTTGATATCCGCCTTCAAGCAATACAGCACCAGTGCATGACTGCTTACACGAACGATCAAGTGATGGCTTGGACTTCTGTGCCATTTACGGACGAGTACAGGGCGTGGGTGGAAAAGGACTATCACCTGGCGTTGTTGGATGGGGTTCCCGTTGGGACAGGTCTGATAGATTTCCAAAGCGGTGAACTGGGCGCAGTCTTTGTGCTGCCGCAGTTCATGGGGCAGGGCATTGGTAAACGTATGGTCAGTTATCTCGAGCATCTGGCCCGGGAGGGGGGGCTTGCTGAGATCCATCTTGAAACGACTCTAAACGCTGCAGCTTTCTATCGCCGGTGTGGCTTCACCGCAGGTGCCCAAAGTGTTTACAACTCTCCGTCTGGGCTGCAATTGGCTTGCATACCCATGCGTAAACAACTGATCGATCCAGGTTCTTATGATCTTGCGGGTGTCAACTCGGTTGAAGCGGACACTCAGGCTGGCGGTTAG
- a CDS encoding glutathione S-transferase family protein has protein sequence MYRLYYSPGACSLAAHIILEELGLPFELELRSALKGSGTQTPEYLSVNPKGRVPALQSSSGDIGGVGGVLTELPAILFFLAVRHPEGHLLPCEPGAQARCIEWLNWLSGTVHTLAYGQIWRPQRVLDDPSCFPDVVAMGIKNVERDYAFIEHQLRTLPDTESFTIVHPVLLVFWLWGKCIGLDMSKKYPMWAHTMSLVIERPAVRRALATEGIDLGLFT, from the coding sequence ATGTATCGGCTTTACTATTCTCCCGGCGCCTGTTCGTTGGCGGCACATATAATCTTGGAAGAGTTGGGGCTACCCTTCGAATTGGAATTACGTTCTGCGCTCAAAGGCAGCGGGACCCAGACACCCGAATATTTATCGGTCAACCCGAAGGGCCGAGTGCCTGCCTTGCAATCAAGTTCGGGGGATATCGGCGGCGTCGGTGGTGTCCTGACCGAGCTGCCCGCCATTCTGTTTTTTCTCGCTGTCCGGCATCCGGAAGGCCACCTCCTTCCTTGCGAGCCTGGCGCGCAGGCACGTTGTATCGAATGGTTGAATTGGCTGTCGGGCACCGTGCACACACTGGCATACGGACAGATCTGGAGGCCCCAGCGAGTCCTCGACGATCCGTCGTGCTTTCCCGATGTCGTTGCAATGGGCATAAAGAATGTCGAGCGGGACTATGCCTTTATCGAACATCAGTTGAGGACATTACCCGATACTGAAAGCTTCACGATCGTGCATCCCGTGCTTCTGGTGTTCTGGCTTTGGGGTAAATGCATCGGTCTGGATATGAGCAAGAAGTATCCGATGTGGGCACATACCATGAGCCTTGTAATTGAGCGGCCGGCTGTTCGACGCGCGTTGGCCACTGAAGGCATTGATCTGGGCTTGTTTACTTGA
- a CDS encoding type II toxin-antitoxin system HicB family antitoxin yields MLYPIAISMGDEKHAWGVEVPDIPGCFSAGDDLDDAMAMAREAIEGHFEILAEDGSPIPSANTVTLHAANPKYTGCTWALVDIDVTKYLGKAQKLNITLPGYLLNRIDEYVLHHPEEKSRSGFLASAALKVLQQGR; encoded by the coding sequence ATGCTTTACCCGATTGCAATTTCCATGGGCGATGAGAAGCACGCCTGGGGTGTTGAAGTACCGGATATTCCGGGTTGTTTTTCAGCAGGCGATGACCTGGACGATGCCATGGCGATGGCCCGCGAGGCTATTGAGGGGCACTTCGAGATTCTGGCTGAGGACGGCTCGCCGATTCCATCGGCCAATACAGTCACCTTGCATGCAGCCAATCCTAAATACACCGGTTGCACCTGGGCGCTGGTGGACATTGATGTGACCAAGTATTTGGGCAAGGCGCAGAAGCTCAATATCACCTTGCCTGGCTATCTGCTGAACCGTATTGACGAGTACGTGCTGCACCATCCTGAAGAAAAAAGCCGTTCCGGGTTTCTCGCTTCGGCGGCGCTGAAGGTGTTGCAGCAAGGACGTTGA
- a CDS encoding Lrp/AsnC family transcriptional regulator produces the protein MKLGAFDRKILAALQRDGRLSNVQLAEEIGLSASPCLRRVRMLEEAGVIRGYQAILDRDEVGLGLTIFVGVKVERHNDEQAEAFRQAVTALPEVISAFLVSGESDFLLQVVVPDLRAYDRFLTGRLLKLPGVSDIRSNFAIHTVKTPGALPLGHLPGG, from the coding sequence ATGAAGCTGGGCGCCTTCGATCGCAAAATCCTCGCCGCGCTGCAACGCGACGGCCGCTTGAGCAATGTGCAACTGGCGGAGGAAATCGGCCTGTCCGCATCGCCATGCCTGCGCCGCGTGCGGATGCTGGAAGAAGCCGGCGTGATTCGCGGCTACCAAGCCATCCTCGACCGTGATGAAGTGGGGCTCGGGTTGACGATCTTTGTCGGCGTCAAGGTTGAACGGCACAACGACGAACAGGCCGAAGCGTTTCGCCAAGCGGTCACGGCGTTGCCGGAAGTGATTTCAGCGTTTCTGGTGTCAGGCGAATCGGACTTTCTGTTGCAAGTGGTGGTGCCGGACTTGCGCGCCTACGACCGTTTTCTCACTGGCCGGCTGCTGAAGTTGCCGGGGGTGAGTGATATCCGGAGTAATTTTGCGATTCATACGGTGAAGACTCCGGGGGCGTTGCCGTTGGGGCATTTGCCGGGGGGCTGA
- a CDS encoding SDR family oxidoreductase → MSTRREPNQYAMQNPLTQYPRPPFPDQPQSPPGIDQEMVPRPDHGEKSYQGFGRLEGRKALVTGGDSGIGRAAAIAYAREGADVAINYLPSEERDARQVIELIEAEGRKAIAIPGDLKDEKFCVQLVNSAHEQLGGLDILVNVAGKQEAQKDIADITTAQFDDTMKTNIYAMFWICKAAVPLMPAGATVINTASIQSYDPSATLLDYATTKAAIVAFTKALAGQVISKGIRVNAVAPGPIWTVLQPSGGQPQEKIPTFGSQVPMKRPGQPAECAPLYVLLASQESSYITGEVFGVTGGNPLP, encoded by the coding sequence ATGTCCACACGCCGAGAACCTAACCAATACGCGATGCAGAATCCGTTGACCCAATATCCCCGGCCCCCTTTCCCCGACCAGCCACAGTCGCCGCCGGGTATCGATCAGGAGATGGTGCCAAGACCCGATCACGGTGAAAAAAGTTACCAGGGTTTTGGGCGCCTGGAAGGGCGCAAGGCTTTGGTGACCGGTGGCGACTCGGGCATCGGTCGCGCCGCCGCCATTGCCTACGCCCGGGAAGGCGCGGATGTAGCGATCAACTATCTGCCCAGCGAAGAGCGTGACGCCCGGCAAGTCATTGAGCTGATTGAGGCCGAGGGGCGCAAGGCGATCGCAATCCCGGGCGATCTGAAGGATGAAAAATTCTGCGTCCAACTGGTGAACAGCGCCCACGAGCAACTGGGCGGCCTGGATATTCTGGTGAATGTCGCCGGTAAGCAGGAAGCACAGAAAGACATTGCCGATATCACCACCGCGCAATTCGATGACACCATGAAAACCAACATCTATGCGATGTTCTGGATCTGCAAGGCAGCAGTGCCGCTGATGCCGGCAGGGGCGACAGTGATCAATACCGCGTCGATCCAGTCCTACGATCCTTCCGCAACACTGCTGGATTACGCCACCACCAAAGCGGCCATCGTCGCATTCACCAAGGCGCTGGCGGGGCAAGTGATCAGCAAGGGCATACGGGTCAATGCCGTGGCACCGGGGCCGATCTGGACCGTGCTGCAACCCAGCGGGGGACAACCCCAGGAGAAAATTCCCACCTTTGGCTCTCAGGTGCCGATGAAACGCCCAGGCCAACCGGCCGAATGCGCACCGCTTTATGTGCTGCTGGCGTCACAGGAATCGAGCTACATCACCGGGGAAGTGTTCGGTGTGACGGGCGGCAATCCGCTGCCCTGA
- a CDS encoding DUF4142 domain-containing protein has protein sequence MSRMATFLRTTSLVVLMGLGVNSAWAQSPAEFINDASAKGMADIEASRMAHGKAESREVKDYTIMVINDRTTANQHLAKIAKKLDLPVAPREEVADKAKALMPQVPEGESFEAAYAANQVKATEEAIAQIQEQAKTTEVPEIKAFADETLPKLQTHLEMARALQASR, from the coding sequence ATGAGCCGGATGGCCACCTTTTTACGCACCACCAGTCTCGTCGTGCTGATGGGCCTGGGTGTCAACAGTGCCTGGGCACAATCGCCTGCCGAATTCATCAACGATGCTTCGGCCAAAGGCATGGCCGACATCGAGGCCAGCCGTATGGCCCATGGGAAAGCTGAATCCAGGGAGGTCAAGGATTACACCATCATGGTGATCAACGACCGCACCACCGCCAACCAGCATTTGGCCAAGATTGCGAAAAAGCTCGACCTGCCTGTCGCACCCCGGGAGGAAGTAGCCGACAAAGCCAAGGCTCTGATGCCACAAGTGCCGGAAGGCGAGTCGTTCGAGGCTGCCTATGCCGCCAACCAGGTCAAGGCCACCGAGGAAGCCATCGCGCAGATCCAGGAGCAGGCCAAGACCACCGAAGTGCCGGAAATCAAGGCGTTTGCCGACGAAACCCTGCCTAAGTTGCAGACCCATCTCGAAATGGCGAGGGCGCTCCAGGCCAGTCGCTGA
- a CDS encoding helix-turn-helix domain-containing protein, translated as MSFMHLLYSPAEIARNVGENAKTLRLSKNLSRKTLAEKSGVSESTIKRFETTGVVTLEALILLATALDELACVTRLFKPGHPNSIDELKNAKRKRGMR; from the coding sequence ATGTCGTTCATGCACTTGCTCTATTCGCCGGCTGAGATCGCCAGGAATGTTGGAGAGAACGCGAAGACACTCCGTCTCTCTAAAAACCTCTCCCGCAAGACGCTTGCCGAAAAGTCGGGGGTGTCTGAGTCCACCATCAAGCGATTTGAGACGACGGGAGTGGTGACCCTGGAAGCTCTGATCCTTTTGGCCACAGCGCTTGATGAGCTCGCTTGCGTGACCAGGCTCTTCAAGCCTGGGCATCCGAATTCAATTGATGAACTCAAGAATGCCAAGCGCAAGCGGGGGATGAGGTGA
- the fos gene encoding fosfomycin resistance glutathione transferase: MLSGLNHLTLAVTDLDRSVVFYSELLQLRLEAKWDKGAYLSLPGLWLCLSLDPLRNPEPAADYTHYAFSISAENFPLLLARLHAAQVAPWRDNRSEGDSFYFLDPDGHKLEVHVGDLASRLQACRQAPYVAMEFFTAP; the protein is encoded by the coding sequence ATGCTCTCAGGCCTCAATCATTTGACACTTGCCGTCACGGATCTGGACCGAAGTGTGGTTTTTTATAGCGAGCTGTTGCAGCTTCGCTTGGAGGCCAAGTGGGACAAAGGGGCCTATTTGTCGCTGCCTGGGCTGTGGTTGTGCCTGTCCCTTGATCCGTTGCGCAATCCCGAGCCGGCGGCGGACTACACCCATTACGCATTCAGCATCAGTGCTGAAAACTTCCCGCTATTGCTGGCGCGCTTGCACGCAGCCCAGGTGGCACCTTGGCGAGACAATCGCAGCGAAGGTGACTCGTTTTACTTTCTCGACCCGGACGGGCACAAACTCGAAGTCCACGTGGGGGACCTGGCGTCCCGCCTGCAGGCCTGTCGGCAGGCGCCTTATGTCGCTATGGAATTTTTCACAGCTCCGTGA
- a CDS encoding type II toxin-antitoxin system HipA family toxin, which yields MTKAFKRTEALTVLKSGVKVGELFKAEGRGIYFAYDQVWLATGYNLSPLTMTWDEKPQLAKDTSLFEGLHGPFADSLPDGWGVLLMDRYFNSTFGDGTHLTVTALDRLAYMGDRGMGAFEYQPKAEKTVLVGPVDLCQLYEASIEVQEGETQAVLTKLRLAGGSPGGARPKAIVALSADGANATSPFGPLPEGYAHWIVKFRALHEPGETGSIEFAYAEMARAAGVTMAESSLLNMQMPDGQFEHFFATKRFDRDGERKIHMMTVAALVYANYRALSSIDYPNLLKLTQMLTKSSVEVEKMARLMIFNALSHNHDDHAKNFAFLCHDPAKPGEKETWTLSPAYDVTFANAMGEHTTDFGGRIPGKPTRKRIMEICRDYKYLKAEEYIEQTLAALSDWKEVFTRLKIPHKAGEPIFNVLAKLHKDFES from the coding sequence ATGACGAAGGCGTTCAAACGCACCGAAGCGCTGACCGTCTTGAAAAGTGGCGTTAAGGTAGGGGAACTCTTTAAAGCCGAAGGGAGGGGGATCTACTTCGCTTACGATCAGGTTTGGCTCGCCACTGGCTACAATCTGTCGCCGCTCACGATGACCTGGGACGAAAAACCCCAGCTAGCCAAAGACACAAGCCTCTTCGAAGGGCTCCATGGGCCGTTCGCTGATTCCCTGCCAGATGGTTGGGGCGTGCTGCTGATGGACCGATACTTCAACAGCACCTTCGGTGACGGCACCCACCTCACGGTCACCGCCCTGGATCGCCTTGCCTACATGGGCGATCGAGGCATGGGCGCTTTTGAGTATCAGCCGAAGGCTGAAAAAACCGTGCTAGTTGGCCCTGTTGATCTTTGCCAGCTATATGAGGCGTCCATCGAGGTTCAGGAGGGCGAGACCCAAGCGGTGCTCACCAAACTACGGCTTGCCGGTGGTTCACCAGGTGGTGCTCGTCCAAAGGCGATTGTGGCTCTCTCTGCCGATGGCGCTAATGCAACCTCGCCCTTCGGGCCTCTGCCCGAGGGCTATGCACACTGGATCGTTAAGTTCAGAGCGTTGCACGAGCCGGGGGAAACAGGATCAATTGAGTTCGCCTACGCAGAGATGGCGAGGGCCGCCGGAGTGACCATGGCTGAGTCGAGTCTCTTGAACATGCAGATGCCCGACGGCCAGTTTGAGCATTTTTTCGCGACCAAGCGTTTCGACCGAGATGGCGAGCGCAAGATACACATGATGACCGTAGCGGCACTGGTGTATGCGAATTATCGCGCTTTGTCATCCATCGACTACCCCAATCTGCTGAAGCTCACCCAGATGCTGACCAAAAGCTCTGTCGAAGTCGAAAAAATGGCCAGGTTGATGATCTTCAACGCTCTGTCACACAACCATGACGATCACGCGAAGAACTTTGCTTTCCTTTGCCACGATCCCGCAAAGCCTGGCGAAAAGGAGACCTGGACGCTTTCCCCCGCGTACGACGTTACGTTCGCAAACGCTATGGGTGAGCACACCACTGACTTCGGCGGTCGCATTCCCGGTAAACCGACGAGGAAGAGGATCATGGAGATCTGCAGGGATTACAAATACCTCAAAGCCGAGGAGTACATCGAGCAGACCCTGGCCGCGCTGTCAGACTGGAAAGAGGTATTCACTCGATTGAAGATCCCACATAAAGCAGGGGAGCCCATCTTCAACGTCTTGGCGAAGCTGCACAAAGACTTTGAGAGTTAG
- a CDS encoding Lrp/AsnC family transcriptional regulator has translation MKLDAFDRKILAALQRDGRLSNVQLAEEIGLSASPCLRRVRMLEEAGVIRGYQAILDRDEVGLGLTIFVGVKVERHNDEQAEAFRQAVTALPEVISAFLVSGESDFLLQVVVPDLRAYDRFLTGRLLKLPGVSDIRSNFAIHTVKTPGALPLGHLPGGG, from the coding sequence ATGAAGCTGGACGCCTTCGATCGCAAAATCCTCGCCGCGCTGCAACGCGACGGCCGCTTGAGCAACGTGCAACTGGCGGAAGAGATCGGCCTGTCCGCCTCACCCTGCCTGCGCCGCGTGCGGATGCTGGAAGAAGCCGGCGTGATTCGCGGTTACCAAGCCATCCTCGACCGTGATGAAGTGGGGCTCGGGTTGACGATCTTTGTCGGCGTCAAAGTTGAACGGCACAACGACGAACAGGCCGAAGCGTTTCGCCAAGCGGTCACGGCGTTGCCGGAGGTGATTTCGGCGTTTCTGGTGTCAGGCGAATCGGACTTTCTGTTGCAAGTGGTGGTGCCGGACTTGCGCGCTTACGACCGTTTTCTCACAGGACGGCTGCTGAAGTTGCCGGGGGTGAGTGATATCCGGAGTAATTTTGCGATTCATACGGTGAAGACTCCGGGGGCGTTGCCGTTGGGGCATTTGCCAGGGGGCGGCTGA
- a CDS encoding LysE family translocator, protein MAELWLFLMALVVVYLLPGPDMILLLQTGARQGKGAALATAVGLGIARGCHVALAALGLSVLFKTAPWTFDAVRLAGAAYLLWIGVQCLRTTLLPNFESAGVEAGKRHWRQAIRRGLLTNLLNPKALLFCSVLLPQFIDPQGGPVLGQFATLGVVLVSVGFLFDSAYALMGVALGRWLQRSPSAQRMQQWLFGSLLIGFAVRLTFVQQS, encoded by the coding sequence GTGGCAGAGCTCTGGTTGTTTTTGATGGCGTTAGTGGTGGTGTATCTGTTGCCTGGGCCGGACATGATCCTGCTGCTGCAAACCGGCGCCCGTCAGGGTAAGGGCGCGGCGCTGGCGACAGCAGTGGGTCTGGGGATCGCTCGGGGGTGTCATGTTGCGCTGGCAGCCTTGGGGCTTTCGGTGTTGTTCAAGACCGCGCCCTGGACCTTTGACGCGGTGCGCCTGGCCGGCGCCGCTTATTTGTTATGGATTGGCGTTCAGTGCCTGCGAACCACGTTGTTGCCGAATTTTGAAAGTGCCGGCGTTGAGGCTGGAAAGCGGCATTGGCGCCAGGCGATTCGGCGCGGGTTGTTGACCAACTTGCTCAATCCCAAGGCGCTGCTGTTTTGCTCGGTACTCTTGCCGCAGTTCATCGACCCACAGGGCGGGCCGGTGCTTGGGCAGTTTGCGACCCTCGGGGTGGTGTTGGTCAGCGTCGGCTTTTTGTTTGATAGCGCCTATGCACTGATGGGCGTGGCGCTCGGGCGCTGGCTCCAGCGGTCCCCTTCGGCCCAACGCATGCAGCAGTGGTTGTTTGGGAGTCTTTTGATTGGGTTTGCGGTGCGGCTGACGTTTGTGCAGCAATCGTAG